actcaaataaaaaaaatgagccAAATATTGGTACTTGACAATTGACATGAACTTGAGAAATTGACACAAAAATAATGAGTTTTGACGCTCTAACGAACTTCCCGAAAGTGGTGTGCAGCAGTGACAACTCCTCGATATGTGTCGTTATATGATGCAGCTTGAGTTGTTATGGTACCTTCTCCGACTTGTGAGGAACGTTGCTTCCCGGATTGTCTAAACTGGTTAATTGCTGGAGAGCCAGTGCCTTGATGGTTCACAGGCTCATCCCCACCATCACCCTTTGTTAAAAAGAAAGATGTCCTTTCTTATACTTTTGCCTCCATTCTTGCACGAGCACATAGATAACAAAAGGAGTTGAAAACCAAGGGATGTGATGCTTTATTGAAAAAGTATGTAAGTTCTGGATAAACCATCTTCGAAAGGAGCAGATAAAGAGATGGTAATttaaaaggatttcttctcatAAGAGACCAAACCATGGATCCCGCCTTCAAATTGCGCTGCCCCAGTTCTAACCTGTACAAGTAAAacatataattgtgtttgacATCACTCATTTTCCATATTcacaaaaatgaatatatgcGAACCTCTAGCCTTAGCACACCGGATCGCAGGAGGTCACTAGTGGACTGTAGGGAGGTGGCACCGAGATCCTGGAATCCCTGTTTCACAGCTTGCATTGTGTAGGGTATGAACTTCAACACAGACCCTTTATCAGCCACTGCTCCAACTACACCTTGTGCTATTTTCAGCTTTGCTGTATCACCCAAGTATCGGGCATCACTACCTTTTGTCATTGCTTCAAGGGATCCCATACCTCTGTACTTTTTCACTCGCCAACCACCCTTGACACAAATGATAATGTAACCTCCAATTAATGGCAAATTACAATGATTTATCATCCAGATTATTAAGTACTAACAAGTGTTCCTAAATAtcatgttgatattttgttaaGCCTAACATTCCCTAAAGATAGATACAAACTGAATCACAAAGAAGCAAGATAAAGATTAGATCAAGGGAATGCAAAGCTTGCAGGGACGACATGTAGCTGATAAGTAAGCCTTCTCGTGGCCTAATATTACGACCTAATATCTTTGTTCACTTAAACCTTTGagaaacataattttacataatGTATAGGACATGTATCAACATATGCGAAAACACTgtatatgataaatatatgaataggCACGATGCTTTGCACCTTGAATCAAAATTGGAACTTCACAACagattttgtaatttgaagtTAAATAAGTAACTTTAAAGTACTAGCTTTACCTGATATTCATAAGTACCAGGAGCTTCATTACTTCCAGCTAAAAAGCCACCCATCATCACAGTTGATGCCCCTAAGGCCAAAGCTTTCACAATGTGACCCGAGTTTGATATTCCACCATCCGCAATCACAGGCACCGAACTCTCAGCCGCAATTGATGCAACCTTATAAACTGCTGTTGCCTGAGAATTCAAACCAACAATTCACTTCACAAATTAAGGAATGCCAGATTCTGATAACACTAGTAATCAGATTAACAATAACACAAAGCTATTATGAAATACCTGCCCACGTCCAACCGCACATACTTCTTGGGTGGTGCAAATGGAACCTGACCCCATACCAACTCTAAGTCCATCCACCCCTGCCTGAATCAAGTTCTGCGCCTGATACGCTGTCACTACATTCCCACCAATCACATCCAGCTCCGGATAATTGTTCTTGACATGCTTAATCATCTCAATCTGATAGACTGAATTTCCCTGAGAGCTATCAAGAACCACCACATTCACCCCTGCCTTCACTAAATGCTCCAACCTCATTTTATCCGAATCTCGAGTCCCTATCGCAGCGCCCACCAAGAAACTCCCATCCGGCGCCAGTGACGGCAGCCCCAGCTTCGGAAACCCCTCAATCATCTCCACATCTTCACTACTAACTAAGTTAATAATTTCCTCTACCCCTTCCCCATTATCCCTCACCAATGGCACAAATTCGGCCCTATCCTTGGCTAGATATCCAGCAACATCCTCAAAACTATAACTAGACGGGAGAGTAGTCGACGACATGGTCATATACTCAGAAACCCTAACTTCCTTATCATCCAATTTATCCCAATCCGATTTCTtcacaaaccctaaaaattTCGAACTCTCGCTCCCTACATCGGTCACGAAAATGCAGGGAGCGGAGCAGAAATCATCCGCGGATGAAATTGAATCCGAAGGGGACTTGATTACAATCTCATGAGAGAAAggtattttatgtgatttagCGCGGAGAATGAGTGAGGCTTGATCGACAGTGGGGGTGTTATAGTGTACGATACCGATGCCGCCGAGGGAAGCCATGGCGGTGGCCATGGAGGATCCGGTGACTGTGTCCATCGGAGAGGAGACGCAGGGTATAGCTAGGGCGACGCGGCGGCTGAGCTTGGTGGAGAGAGAAACGGCGTCGGTGGGGAAGTCGATGTAGTGAGGGAGGAAGATGACGTCGTCGTATGTGTAGGAGTATCCCTGGTTGAACAACTTTGTGGCCGGAAATCCATCGTCGATTAGCGAAGCACCGTCCATCTCCGTCGGTAAAGGTGGTGGATGTTCTGTATAGCCTTCATGCAATCCCACTATCTGCCAACATCAAAACTGAAACTGGGCCTCCCCATCCGGGCCGTCATGTAATAGGGGCCCAGCAAAAAATTTCCGTGATTGCTATTacagatactccctccgtcgtcAAGAGTCTCATTCATATGAGGCATGAGTttgaagaaatgttaagaaaataggtggaaaatgttagtggaataagagtctcacttatatatattagtttaaaatgaaatgtgagtgaaaaattattttatttaaatataataattatttaaaataagttctgacattcaatctcataaataaaaagtaaaataattataagtgTTTCAAGAAAGTTTTACCGATgcacttcattttatttttttttactattaggAGTATTACAAAACGGAACTTTAATAAACTCAACCTTTCAAATCGTATATACGTTTAACCAAAGACTTTAtacaagaataaaatatgaggtcagacgattaattaaataagattgTGACAAATTCTCAAAAACAGTGACATATCAACAAGGGGGACTGGTATTGTACAATGTAGGTTGATATAGCCCaatctatataaaataaattgcggcgcaaaattaattcaattttcaaatgcaGGTCAACGAGtgtacaaaaaaatttaagtacTAGTACCACTTAAATTGTTAGTACAAATGTACAATTTTCATTAGGGGTATAATAGCATATAtagacattaattattaaaacaattttagcTGAACTAAATGGCTActtttcaatattcttatatGCACGAGGCACGTATAAATAAACCAGATtctgcaaaaataaaatccaaaggaaaaataaataaagacaATGGGCCTTGTTAAATCATGCATCACATTCACATGCCTAATCTTGTCTCTCCTCTCCATCAATTGCTCTTCATCATCTCCACACAAACACTTTGAAATTCTCGACGTCTCTGCTTCCCTAGAACAAACTCGGCAAATCACCTCTCCAAATTCCGCACCCACCACCAATCACcagccgccgccgccttccTCCAACTCTCTCTCATTCCCTCTAATCCCTCGCTCCTCTCTCCCTTccgccgccaccaccaccaactACTCCGCCCTCACGCTCTCCCGCCTCGCCCGCGACCAAGCCCACCACCAGTCCCTCCTCGCCCGCCTTGAGTCCCCCGTCACGTCCGGACTCAGCCAAAACAGCGGCGAGTACTTCGCCCGCGTCGGAATTGGGCGCCCCGCCGCCCACCTCTACATGACCATCGACACCGGCAGCGACATCACCTGGCTCCAATGCAGACCCTGCCTCTTTTGCTACCCGCAATCCGACCCGGTTTTCAACCCGCGCGCTTCTTCCACTTATAAGGATCTCACTTGCCTCTCGCCGCAGTGCGTCTCCCTTCGCGCCTCCACGTGCCTCGCCGGAGGAT
The genomic region above belongs to Salvia hispanica cultivar TCC Black 2014 chromosome 3, UniMelb_Shisp_WGS_1.0, whole genome shotgun sequence and contains:
- the LOC125212069 gene encoding inosine-5'-monophosphate dehydrogenase-like, giving the protein MDGASLIDDGFPATKLFNQGYSYTYDDVIFLPHYIDFPTDAVSLSTKLSRRVALAIPCVSSPMDTVTGSSMATAMASLGGIGIVHYNTPTVDQASLILRAKSHKIPFSHEIVIKSPSDSISSADDFCSAPCIFVTDVGSESSKFLGFVKKSDWDKLDDKEVRVSEYMTMSSTTLPSSYSFEDVAGYLAKDRAEFVPLVRDNGEGVEEIINLVSSEDVEMIEGFPKLGLPSLAPDGSFLVGAAIGTRDSDKMRLEHLVKAGVNVVVLDSSQGNSVYQIEMIKHVKNNYPELDVIGGNVVTAYQAQNLIQAGVDGLRVGMGSGSICTTQEVCAVGRGQATAVYKVASIAAESSVPVIADGGISNSGHIVKALALGASTVMMGGFLAGSNEAPGTYEYQGGWRVKKYRGMGSLEAMTKGSDARYLGDTAKLKIAQGVVGAVADKGSVLKFIPYTMQAVKQGFQDLGATSLQSTSDLLRSGVLRLEVRTGAAQFEGGIHGLVSYEKKSF